From the genome of Bactrocera oleae isolate idBacOlea1 chromosome 2, idBacOlea1, whole genome shotgun sequence, one region includes:
- the Mdh2 gene encoding malate dehydrogenase, mitochondrial, with product MLKQVTKQLAIQSVRGFATTKQNNFKVTVCGASGGIGQPLSLLLKNNPLVSNLALYDIVHTPGVAADLSHIDTQSTTEGHMGAEQLGKALKNADVVVIPAGVPRKPGMTRDDLFNVNAGIIRDIANEISKSCPKALVAIITNPVNTCVPIAAEILKKAGVYDPKRLFGVSTLDVVRARAFIGAALGVDPQQVDIPVIGGHSGVTILPIISQCQPAFKGDQATIEKLTVRIQEAGTEVVKAKAGAGSATLSMAYAGARFAGSLLKGLNGEKGVVECSYVQSDITESTFFSTPLILGKNGLEENLGLPKLNDFEKKLLAAALPELKKNIQKGIDFANA from the exons aacAACTTCAAGGTCACCGTATGCGGCGCCTCAGGTGGCATTGGCCAGCCACTTTCGCTGTTGTTAAAGAACAATCCTTTGGTCTCCAATTTGGCACTGTATGATATTGTACATACACCTGGAGTGGCTGCCGATTTGTCACATATTGACACCCAAAGCACCACAGAAGGCCACATGGGCGCAGAGCAGTTGGGCAAAGCGTTGAAAA ATGCTGATGTTGTCGTTATACCTGCTGGTGTTCCACGCAAGCCCGGCATGACACGTGATGATCTTTTCAATGTTAACGCCGGCATCATCCGCGATATTGCCAACGAAATTTCTAAAAGCTGCCCAAAGGCACTAGTGGCCATCATCACCAACCCTGTTAATACCTGCGTTCCAATCGCTGCTGAGATTCTGAAAAAg GCCGGCGTATATGATCCTAAACGTTTATTCGGCGTCTCTACTTTGGATGTAGTGCGTGCACGTGCCTTCATCGGTGCCGCTTTGGGTGTTGACCCACAGCAAGTAGATATTCCAGTTATCGGTGGACATTCCGGTGTTACCATTCTTCCTATCATTTCGCAATGCCAACCCGCTTTTAAGGGAGATCAGGCAACTATTGAGAAATTGACTGTACGCATTCAGGAGGCCGGTACTGAAGTTGTAAAAGCCAAAGCTGGCGCCGGTTCGGCAACACTTTCCATGGCATACGCTGGAGCGCGGTTCGCTGGCTCCTTGCTGAAAGGCTTGAATGGCGAGAAGGGCGTTGTAGAGTGCTCATACGTGCAATCTGATATTACTGAATCGACATTCTTCTCCACTCCATTGATATTGGGAAAGAATGGTCTAGAAGAGAATTTGGGTCTACCCAAATTGAATGATTTCGAAAAGAAGTTATTGGCAGCTGCATTGCCTGAGCTGAAGAAGAACATTCAAAAGGGTATTGATTTCGCCAATGCTTAA